The following proteins are encoded in a genomic region of Myxococcus virescens:
- a CDS encoding DUF4150 domain-containing protein, whose protein sequence is MNTVFPDVCKTPTPSGPVPIPYPNIGKSSDTAKGPKSVVVEGKMPMVKGAKYSLTAGDEAGSAGGVVSGSTKGEAEFMLYSFDVKFEGKNVCRMGAPLFHNKKNIMG, encoded by the coding sequence ATGAACACGGTCTTCCCCGACGTATGCAAGACGCCAACGCCCTCCGGGCCCGTCCCCATTCCCTACCCGAACATTGGCAAGTCCAGCGATACGGCGAAGGGCCCCAAATCCGTCGTGGTCGAGGGAAAAATGCCAATGGTCAAGGGCGCGAAGTACAGCCTCACCGCGGGCGACGAAGCCGGTTCCGCAGGGGGCGTCGTGAGTGGCTCGACCAAGGGCGAGGCGGAATTCATGCTCTATTCCTTCGACGTGAAGTTCGAAGGCAAGAACGTGTGTCGCATGGGTGCCCCCCTCTTCCACAACAAGAAGAACATCATGGGTTGA
- a CDS encoding iron-containing alcohol dehydrogenase, with the protein MVTDVSASSSFEFATATRVLFGPGRLTEAPEAIRGLGGSRVLLVTGANPSRARPLHDALERLGLGVTVFSVDGEPTVERAREGTARVAEAGCDVVVALGGGSALDAGKAIAALAANGGDPLDYLEVIGRGQPLTRPSLPFMAIPTTAGTGSEVTRNAVLGSKDAKAKASLRSPHMLPRVALVDPDLLTGAPAAVLASSGMDALSQLIEPFLSARANPLTDALAREGLRRSARSLRRAVLDGPDAPAREDLALASLFGGLCLANAGLGVVHGFAAPLGGMFDAPHGAVCAALLPAVLDVNLRALRARAPTHPSLPRVQELAALLTGRVDARAEDAVTWVDELRAALGVPGLGRYGLTEAQVPALVAKAKEASSMKANPLALTDAELAEIASRSL; encoded by the coding sequence GTGGTGACGGACGTGAGCGCTTCTTCCTCGTTCGAGTTCGCCACCGCCACCCGCGTCCTCTTCGGCCCGGGCCGCCTGACCGAAGCGCCGGAGGCCATCCGCGGCCTCGGGGGCTCCCGGGTGCTGCTCGTCACCGGCGCGAATCCCTCCCGCGCACGGCCCCTCCACGACGCATTGGAGCGCCTGGGCCTGGGGGTGACTGTCTTCTCCGTAGACGGCGAGCCCACCGTGGAGCGTGCTCGCGAAGGCACCGCGCGCGTCGCGGAAGCAGGCTGTGATGTGGTGGTGGCCCTGGGCGGAGGCAGCGCGCTGGACGCGGGCAAGGCCATTGCCGCGCTCGCCGCGAACGGGGGCGACCCGCTGGACTACCTGGAAGTCATTGGCCGGGGCCAGCCGCTCACCCGCCCGTCCCTGCCCTTCATGGCCATCCCCACCACGGCTGGCACGGGCTCCGAGGTGACGCGCAACGCGGTGCTGGGCTCGAAGGACGCGAAGGCGAAGGCCAGCCTGCGCAGTCCACACATGCTGCCGCGCGTGGCGCTGGTGGACCCGGACCTGCTCACGGGGGCGCCCGCCGCCGTGCTCGCGTCCAGTGGGATGGATGCGCTGTCGCAGCTCATCGAGCCCTTCCTCTCCGCGCGCGCCAACCCGCTGACGGACGCGCTGGCACGCGAGGGCCTGCGAAGGTCGGCCCGCTCGCTGCGGCGCGCGGTGCTGGACGGTCCGGATGCGCCCGCCCGCGAGGACCTGGCCCTGGCCAGTCTCTTCGGCGGTCTGTGTCTGGCCAATGCCGGCCTGGGCGTGGTGCACGGCTTCGCCGCGCCCCTGGGTGGCATGTTCGACGCGCCCCACGGCGCGGTATGCGCGGCGCTGCTGCCCGCGGTACTGGACGTCAACCTGCGCGCGCTGCGGGCCCGTGCGCCAACGCATCCATCACTGCCCCGGGTGCAGGAGTTGGCGGCGCTGCTGACGGGGCGGGTGGATGCAAGGGCCGAGGACGCCGTCACGTGGGTGGACGAACTTCGCGCGGCGCTGGGCGTGCCGGGGCTTGGACGCTACGGGTTGACGGAGGCCCAGGTGCCCGCGCTGGTGGCGAAGGCCAAGGAGGCCAGCAGCATGAAGGCCAATCCCCTGGCGCTGACAGACGCGGAGCTGGCGGAAATCGCCAGCCGGTCGCTCTAG
- a CDS encoding antibiotic biosynthesis monooxygenase: MSHSLLVVHVQVHVKQEHVDAFHQATLANARESVKEPGIARFDVLQDAEDPTRFVLVEAYRTPQAPAAHKETAHYLTWRDTVAPMMAEPRTSRKFVNRFPEDAGW; this comes from the coding sequence ATGTCCCACAGTCTCCTCGTCGTTCACGTCCAGGTCCACGTCAAGCAGGAGCACGTGGACGCCTTCCACCAGGCCACGCTCGCCAATGCGCGAGAAAGCGTGAAGGAGCCTGGCATTGCCCGCTTCGACGTCCTGCAGGACGCCGAGGACCCCACGCGCTTCGTGCTGGTGGAGGCGTACCGGACGCCGCAGGCCCCCGCCGCGCACAAGGAGACGGCGCACTACCTCACCTGGCGCGACACCGTGGCGCCGATGATGGCGGAGCCCCGCACCAGCCGGAAGTTCGTCAACCGCTTCCCTGAAGACGCCGGGTGGTGA
- a CDS encoding heparin lyase I family protein has product MKKTLLLVGTLLGMSSTGCGAPEDDVSSEAGASPIEFDALGNSAVSAAALTTPGCTALTARSVISNGHDGNVPANTMDDNLGTRWSRSGRGSWVDYDLGSIQQVAGVSVAWHQGNTRTNEFFVSVSPDGYTYTQVYSGKSSGTTAAAETYSFKAVNTRRVRVTFLSNNVNEWASIAEARACSSTTSTPTDPTPNPDPTPEQPPPGTGASVVWVGDFETNSRSQWSHTQMVSADRLAVVSSPARQGRYALKATVRKGDDPINSSGNRNELVRMTREATGSEYYYRFSTMFDSSFPSAKTWQLFTQWHHEGDSGSPPVEFYVYGEEIRLNIGGNPGTIVWRTPLVRGRWLDFIFHVKWSPDSKVGFVELYLDGKVVLPKRYIATQYKGQLNYLKVGLYRNDTISPVGIVYHDGWTMARKLEDVISPTAVLKAP; this is encoded by the coding sequence ATGAAGAAGACCCTCCTGCTGGTTGGAACGCTGCTCGGTATGAGCAGCACGGGCTGCGGCGCCCCTGAAGATGATGTTTCATCTGAAGCCGGTGCGTCCCCCATCGAATTCGACGCCCTCGGCAACTCCGCGGTCAGCGCCGCGGCGTTGACCACCCCCGGTTGCACCGCGCTGACGGCCCGGTCGGTGATTTCCAACGGCCACGACGGGAACGTCCCAGCCAATACCATGGACGACAACCTGGGCACGCGCTGGAGCCGGAGCGGCCGGGGCTCTTGGGTTGACTATGACCTGGGCTCCATCCAGCAGGTCGCCGGTGTCTCCGTCGCGTGGCACCAGGGCAATACCCGCACGAATGAGTTCTTCGTCTCTGTCTCACCGGATGGCTATACCTATACACAGGTCTATTCGGGTAAGAGCAGCGGCACCACGGCCGCCGCGGAGACGTACAGCTTCAAGGCCGTCAACACGCGCCGGGTTCGCGTCACCTTCCTGAGCAACAACGTCAATGAATGGGCCAGCATCGCCGAGGCGCGTGCCTGCTCGTCCACGACGTCGACGCCCACCGACCCCACCCCCAACCCGGATCCCACGCCGGAGCAGCCGCCCCCGGGCACCGGCGCCAGCGTGGTGTGGGTCGGTGACTTCGAGACCAACAGCCGCTCCCAGTGGAGCCACACGCAGATGGTGAGCGCGGACCGGCTGGCGGTGGTGAGCTCGCCCGCGCGGCAGGGCCGCTACGCCCTCAAGGCCACCGTGCGCAAGGGCGACGACCCCATCAACTCCAGCGGCAACCGCAACGAGCTGGTGCGCATGACGCGCGAGGCCACGGGCTCCGAGTACTACTACCGCTTCAGCACCATGTTCGACTCGAGCTTCCCCAGCGCGAAGACGTGGCAGCTCTTCACCCAGTGGCACCACGAGGGCGACTCCGGTTCGCCTCCGGTGGAGTTCTACGTCTACGGCGAGGAGATTCGCCTCAACATCGGCGGCAACCCGGGCACCATCGTCTGGCGCACGCCGCTGGTTCGCGGCCGCTGGCTGGACTTCATCTTCCACGTGAAGTGGTCGCCGGACTCCAAGGTGGGCTTCGTGGAGCTGTACCTGGACGGCAAGGTGGTGCTGCCCAAGCGCTACATCGCCACGCAGTACAAGGGTCAGCTCAACTACCTGAAGGTCGGCCTGTACCGGAATGACACCATCAGCCCCGTGGGCATCGTCTACCACGACGGGTGGACCATGGCCCGCAAGCTGGAAGACGTCATCAGCCCGACGGCGGTCCTCAAGGCCCCGTAG
- a CDS encoding ATP-binding protein: MNPASGSCVACGARFLGGVLACPRSAAGVPRDAPVRRWAPGLCHPPLVGRVAVLKRLMGLAEDVRRGLGRAVWLMGEAGMGKTRIKDAFVESLASDGFEVWEGSGLALPGAPAGIFRELLDATRALSPPAGTGRVSSADAERIQRFLEGRERQGIPASLASERTALFDSLCHALMPHRRPRLLVLEDWQHGDALSHALVEELVSRLSHTPLLLLALQRPSGTAPAPLTAEVLTVGRLGPAESAALLEGRLRNRGTLTPAARVALLRGSAGHPLHLLHAVTLHEEQSEREVPLTGEAVYAARQALLPPAQREVLRAASVLGPSFPRAVLVALAGGVGPLALLETGGWLRSVAGGRYTWAVEPAPGVDELPEAELPAAHRRAAEAYEALPEPLRQRACMELTRQWLSAEESSRALPYLVSLAGWNLAALEPGPAMAVYRFALGLANALKPDAAREWQRRLWEYMGDAHRLAGEPAEADAAWHTARKLDDEGLASPAGDRARRLFKRASVVLALGRYEEVLGLDREGRRDCLSAAPLLSVSLDALSALALSALGRFEEARARIVLAREQLQQAVREDGPAWAGVEALLHRAMGSVQLGLGFPEAAASEFAQVLRWSERAGDTWEHSTALLNLGDAYSRAGDRERAAHFFQLALELDSRTGDRRGMAYTHHGLALLHTRAGAPELAKEDALRGLQLASMLEDRRLQSLLRCVLGRAQLQLGELDEAGRQLQLAARDASAAGARLELLQAEACLRVLEARR, translated from the coding sequence ATGAACCCGGCTTCGGGCTCGTGCGTTGCGTGTGGGGCGCGTTTCCTGGGAGGCGTACTGGCGTGCCCGCGGAGCGCGGCGGGGGTGCCCCGGGACGCGCCGGTCCGCCGATGGGCGCCAGGGTTGTGTCACCCGCCGCTGGTGGGCCGTGTCGCGGTGCTGAAGCGGCTGATGGGGCTGGCGGAGGATGTCCGGCGCGGGTTGGGACGGGCGGTGTGGTTGATGGGGGAGGCGGGGATGGGCAAGACGCGCATCAAGGACGCCTTCGTGGAGTCCCTGGCCTCGGATGGCTTCGAAGTCTGGGAAGGCAGTGGCCTGGCGCTGCCGGGCGCACCGGCGGGCATCTTCCGGGAGCTGCTGGACGCCACGCGGGCGCTCAGCCCGCCCGCCGGGACGGGCCGCGTGTCCAGCGCGGACGCGGAGCGAATCCAGCGCTTCCTGGAAGGCCGCGAGCGCCAGGGCATTCCGGCGAGCCTCGCCTCCGAGCGCACCGCCCTCTTCGACTCCCTGTGCCACGCGCTGATGCCCCACCGCCGTCCGCGCCTGCTGGTGCTGGAGGACTGGCAGCATGGGGACGCGCTCAGTCATGCGCTGGTGGAGGAGCTGGTGTCGCGGCTGTCACACACGCCGCTGCTGTTGCTGGCGCTCCAGCGCCCCAGTGGCACGGCGCCGGCGCCTCTCACGGCGGAAGTCCTGACGGTGGGGCGGCTGGGGCCCGCCGAGTCCGCGGCGCTGCTGGAGGGCCGGCTGCGGAACCGGGGGACACTGACGCCCGCGGCCCGGGTGGCGCTGCTGCGCGGCAGTGCCGGACACCCGCTGCACCTGCTGCACGCGGTGACCCTGCACGAGGAGCAGTCCGAGCGGGAGGTCCCACTCACGGGCGAGGCGGTATATGCGGCGCGGCAGGCCTTGCTGCCCCCGGCACAGCGGGAGGTGCTGCGGGCGGCGTCGGTGCTGGGCCCGTCGTTTCCCCGGGCGGTGCTGGTGGCGTTGGCGGGTGGGGTAGGGCCGTTGGCGCTGCTGGAGACGGGGGGCTGGCTGCGCTCCGTCGCGGGAGGCCGGTACACGTGGGCGGTGGAGCCCGCCCCGGGCGTCGACGAGCTGCCGGAGGCGGAGTTGCCCGCGGCACACCGGCGGGCCGCGGAAGCCTATGAGGCCCTCCCGGAGCCGCTGCGTCAACGCGCCTGTATGGAGTTGACGCGGCAATGGCTGTCAGCGGAGGAATCCTCCCGGGCACTGCCTTATCTGGTATCACTGGCAGGCTGGAACCTGGCGGCATTGGAGCCGGGGCCCGCCATGGCTGTGTATCGCTTCGCGCTGGGATTGGCGAACGCGCTCAAGCCAGACGCCGCGCGGGAGTGGCAGCGGAGGCTCTGGGAATACATGGGCGACGCGCACCGGCTTGCGGGCGAGCCCGCGGAAGCGGACGCCGCATGGCATACGGCGCGGAAGCTGGATGATGAGGGGTTGGCGTCTCCCGCGGGGGACCGGGCCCGGCGTCTGTTCAAGCGGGCGTCGGTGGTGCTCGCGCTCGGCAGGTATGAGGAGGTGCTGGGGCTCGACAGGGAGGGGCGCCGGGATTGTCTGTCCGCGGCGCCGCTGTTGTCGGTGTCGCTGGACGCGCTGTCCGCGTTGGCGCTGTCCGCGCTAGGGCGGTTCGAGGAGGCGCGCGCGAGGATTGTCCTGGCCCGCGAGCAGTTGCAGCAGGCGGTCCGCGAAGACGGCCCCGCGTGGGCGGGCGTGGAGGCGCTGCTCCACCGGGCCATGGGCAGCGTGCAGCTCGGGCTGGGATTCCCGGAGGCCGCGGCGTCCGAATTCGCTCAGGTCCTGCGCTGGAGCGAGCGCGCGGGGGATACGTGGGAGCACTCCACCGCGCTGCTGAACCTGGGCGATGCGTATTCGCGGGCAGGTGACAGGGAGCGCGCGGCGCACTTCTTCCAGCTCGCGCTCGAGCTGGACTCCCGCACGGGAGACCGCCGGGGCATGGCCTACACGCACCATGGCCTGGCGCTGCTGCATACGCGCGCGGGCGCGCCCGAGCTGGCGAAAGAGGACGCACTGCGAGGACTCCAGTTGGCGTCCATGCTGGAGGATCGGCGCCTCCAGTCGTTGCTCCGGTGCGTGCTGGGGCGGGCCCAGTTGCAACTGGGCGAGTTGGATGAAGCCGGACGTCAGCTCCAGCTCGCGGCGAGAGATGCGTCCGCCGCGGGAGCCCGCCTGGAGCTGCTTCAGGCGGAGGCGTGCCTGCGGGTGCTGGAGGCGCGGCGCTGA